Part of the Motilibacter peucedani genome is shown below.
CTCGACGAGGCGCTCGCCACGACGGGGCTGACGGCGGAGCGCCGGCGTCCGGTGCGCCACTTCTCGCTCGGCATGCGCCAGCGGCTGGGCATGGCCGCCGCTCTCGTGCGCGAGCCCCAGCTGCTGGTGCTCGACGAGCCCGCCAACGGGCTCGACCCGGCCGGGAGCCGCGACATGCTCGACCTGGTGGGCAGGCTCGCGGCCGAGGGCCGCACGGTGCTGCTGGCCAGCCACGACATGGCCGACGTGGCCGCGGCCTGCGACGACGTGACGATCCTGGTGCGTGGCCAGGTGGCACGCAGTGGTCCAGTCGCCGCGCTGCGGGCCGAGGCTCCTGCGCCCGCCCACCTGCTCGAGACCGCCGACGACGCGCGCGCCGCCGAGGTCGCCGCCTCTCTCGGCCTCCCGGTCTCGCGCACGCGTGGCGACACCCGCGACGACGCGCTGCTCGTGAGCGCGGCGCAGGGCTCGATGGACGCCCTGGTGGCGGCCCTCGCAGCGGCCGGCGTGCCGGTGCGCACGCTGCGCGTGCAGACAGAGCCTCTGCAGGCGCTGTTCTTCGAGCTCACCGAGCCCGAGCGCGCCCGGGAGCCGGCGTCGTGAGCCGGGCGCTGGTGGTGGCGCGCTGGGAGCTGCGCTCGTTCGCGGCGCTGTGGCGCGTACGCCTCTGCCTGCTCGTCTGCCTGCTCGCACCGTTCGCCTTCGTCGCGGGCGTGAGAGGCCAGACGCAACTGCCGGAGGACTCGCTGTTCGGGCGCTGGGTCACCGAGTCCGGGTTCGCGCTGCCCCTGCTGGTGCTCGGGTTCGTCGCCCAGTGGGCCGCGCCCGCCCTCACGGCGCTGGTGGCCGGTGACGTCTTCTCCGGCGAGGACGCGCGCGGCACGTGGAAGACCGTGCTGACGCGCTCCACCAGCAGGGGCGAGGTCTTCGCCGGCAAGGTGCTGGCCGCGGTCGTCTGGACCGTGGTGCTCATGGTCGTGCTGACGGCCTCGAGCACGGCGGCGGGGCTGCTCGTCGTGGGGCGGCAGCCGCTCGTGGGCCTCTCCGGCCAGCTCGTGCCGGCGGGCCACGCGTTGCCCGACGTTCTCGGCTCCTGGGCTCTGACCCTCCCGCCCGTGCTCGGGTTCACCTGCCTCGCGCTGGCGCTGAGCGTCGTGACGCGCAGCAGCGTCGTGGGGGTCGTCGGGCCGGTCCTCGTCGGGCTGGCCATGCAGCTCTACCCGTTCCTCGGCCGCTCCGACGTCATCGGCCACCTGCTGCTGGCGTTCCACCTCACCTCGTGGCACACGCTGCTGCTCGAGCAG
Proteins encoded:
- a CDS encoding ABC transporter ATP-binding protein; its protein translation is MPAVDVRGLTRRFGGTLALDGVDLHVAPGTVHGLLGPNGAGKTTLLRILVGLVHSDSGSVRVLGQDPAAGPRAREGVAALIEAPRFRPALSAEDNLRMLADLDGGRAAAVLDEALATTGLTAERRRPVRHFSLGMRQRLGMAAALVREPQLLVLDEPANGLDPAGSRDMLDLVGRLAAEGRTVLLASHDMADVAAACDDVTILVRGQVARSGPVAALRAEAPAPAHLLETADDARAAEVAASLGLPVSRTRGDTRDDALLVSAAQGSMDALVAALAAAGVPVRTLRVQTEPLQALFFELTEPERAREPAS
- a CDS encoding ABC transporter permease; the protein is MSRALVVARWELRSFAALWRVRLCLLVCLLAPFAFVAGVRGQTQLPEDSLFGRWVTESGFALPLLVLGFVAQWAAPALTALVAGDVFSGEDARGTWKTVLTRSTSRGEVFAGKVLAAVVWTVVLMVVLTASSTAAGLLVVGRQPLVGLSGQLVPAGHALPDVLGSWALTLPPVLGFTCLALALSVVTRSSVVGVVGPVLVGLAMQLYPFLGRSDVIGHLLLAFHLTSWHTLLLEQPGLRPVLESLAVSAAYACAALGVAWWRFSDRDELG